Proteins encoded within one genomic window of Bacillus sp. 1NLA3E:
- a CDS encoding sensor histidine kinase: METIPTNNISSYIIRSQEEEMKRVAVELHEGVGQTLYSIFTGLQAIEAGIAQPQTKRYLKDMAQLLEKTIQEIRLFSVELYPPTLTTLGLLPAIKNYTKLYTSTFGVEVAVECIGKEMPIPEDKNIALFRVCQEAMANIAKYADTSEARICFTWEEKFLTIEITDLGRGFDVNDKISDSFGLEAMRGRMSLIGGECTITSELGVGTSVKIQLSI; the protein is encoded by the coding sequence ATGGAGACCATTCCAACGAACAATATTTCTTCTTATATTATTCGTTCACAGGAAGAAGAGATGAAGCGGGTTGCTGTGGAGCTTCATGAAGGTGTCGGCCAAACTTTATATAGTATCTTTACAGGCTTACAGGCAATTGAAGCAGGAATTGCTCAACCGCAAACGAAAAGGTATTTAAAGGATATGGCCCAACTACTTGAAAAAACGATTCAAGAGATTAGATTATTTTCAGTAGAATTATATCCCCCCACCTTAACGACGCTTGGCTTGTTACCGGCGATCAAAAATTACACGAAATTGTATACATCTACGTTTGGCGTAGAAGTAGCCGTAGAGTGTATTGGGAAAGAGATGCCCATTCCAGAGGACAAGAATATAGCCTTGTTTAGAGTTTGTCAGGAAGCAATGGCGAACATTGCCAAATATGCTGATACCTCGGAAGCAAGGATTTGCTTTACATGGGAAGAAAAGTTCTTAACAATAGAGATAACTGATTTAGGAAGAGGATTCGATGTAAATGATAAAATAAGTGATTCCTTCGGATTAGAAGCCATGAGGGGAAGAATGAGTTTAATCGGTGGTGAATGTACCATTACATCGGAACTGGGCGTTGGGACTTCAGTGAAAATTCAATTGTCTATTTAA
- a CDS encoding response regulator encodes MIKILLVDDHAVVRMGLSMLLNNHSDMQVVGDASEGNEGIEKAIELNPDVVLMDLSMPHGKDGLSATFELKKLKPDMAILILTMHDDEEYLFRAIQAGAAGCILKSAPQDELLGAIRSVAEGDAYLNPSATKKLMNEYMGTVKQGKTDTYGLLSDREKEVLTLIAKGFSNKEIAEQLTISVKTVETHKGKLMEKLKMKTRPELVAFALKKGLLGYGM; translated from the coding sequence TTGATTAAAATTTTACTTGTAGATGACCATGCAGTTGTACGGATGGGTTTATCCATGCTGCTAAATAACCACTCTGATATGCAAGTAGTCGGTGATGCCTCCGAGGGTAATGAAGGAATAGAAAAGGCGATTGAATTGAATCCAGATGTTGTGTTGATGGATTTAAGTATGCCACATGGTAAAGACGGGCTCTCAGCAACTTTTGAGTTAAAAAAGCTGAAGCCAGATATGGCAATTTTAATTTTAACGATGCATGACGATGAAGAATATCTTTTCCGTGCCATCCAAGCGGGGGCAGCTGGTTGTATTCTGAAAAGTGCTCCTCAAGATGAACTATTGGGTGCAATACGATCCGTTGCTGAAGGTGATGCCTATCTTAATCCCTCGGCTACAAAGAAATTAATGAATGAGTATATGGGGACTGTTAAACAAGGAAAAACGGATACATACGGCCTCCTTTCAGATCGAGAAAAGGAAGTCCTAACACTCATTGCGAAAGGTTTTTCAAATAAAGAGATTGCTGAACAATTAACGATTAGCGTAAAAACAGTGGAAACTCACAAAGGAAAGTTAATGGAGAAACTGAAAATGAAAACGAGACCTGAACTTGTCGCTTTTGCATTAAAAAAGGGGCTTCTTGGGTATGGAATGTAG
- a CDS encoding GAF domain-containing sensor histidine kinase, with product MMKGIDNDPAVIQSCDQLLNQINCDFVGLAIQNTIGPDIRWHYAVGNRNEKYKKITVRYGKGIAGKVISTGSPMMIDHFPNHILGKAIEYPIMLAEKLISTYAVPIFLNSSPKGALLVGRRSSYTFLENERLVVQDFAKNMEEMLANLELKEELKRSMQELVDLKLSLDYEITQRKTFEDELQKMATKIIDVQEEERKSISRNLHDGLGQNLYSHLITINLLQAQINHPLIEQMQREAKQLIEEVREISWELRPSVLDDLGLVPAIRSFLGRYSNFYHIEVHFNCFLHHRLDINKELTIYRIIQEALTNIRKYADVKEAWITLKELENTVIVSVEDCGKGFEPSQVSRGVGIFSMEERARAVGGVFHLQSIPGKGTKLFLEVPISGTASI from the coding sequence ATGATGAAAGGGATAGATAATGATCCCGCTGTTATACAGTCCTGTGATCAACTTTTGAATCAAATAAACTGTGATTTTGTAGGGTTGGCCATTCAAAATACCATCGGTCCAGATATTAGATGGCATTATGCGGTTGGTAACCGTAATGAAAAGTATAAAAAAATCACGGTGCGCTATGGGAAAGGGATTGCTGGGAAAGTGATTTCAACAGGCAGTCCGATGATGATTGACCATTTTCCAAATCATATTTTAGGTAAAGCAATTGAGTATCCAATAATGCTGGCTGAAAAGCTAATTTCAACCTATGCCGTTCCCATTTTTCTAAACAGTTCCCCAAAAGGGGCGTTGTTGGTTGGACGAAGGAGTTCTTATACTTTCTTAGAAAATGAACGATTGGTTGTTCAAGATTTTGCGAAAAATATGGAAGAAATGCTAGCAAATCTCGAGTTAAAAGAAGAGTTGAAGAGATCTATGCAGGAATTAGTTGATTTGAAATTATCGCTTGATTATGAAATTACACAGCGAAAAACATTTGAAGATGAACTGCAAAAAATGGCGACAAAAATTATTGATGTTCAAGAAGAAGAGCGAAAAAGTATTTCAAGAAATCTGCATGATGGCCTAGGCCAAAATTTATACAGTCATTTAATTACCATTAACTTGCTACAAGCACAGATTAATCATCCATTAATTGAACAGATGCAGAGGGAAGCCAAGCAATTAATTGAGGAAGTTAGAGAAATCTCATGGGAATTACGTCCTTCTGTTCTTGATGATCTTGGACTTGTACCAGCCATTCGTTCCTTTTTGGGTAGATACAGTAATTTTTATCATATTGAAGTCCATTTTAATTGTTTTCTGCATCACCGCTTAGATATTAACAAAGAACTTACGATATATCGGATTATTCAAGAAGCCTTAACGAACATCCGTAAATATGCTGATGTGAAAGAAGCATGGATCACATTGAAGGAATTAGAAAATACCGTAATAGTATCGGTAGAGGATTGTGGAAAAGGGTTTGAACCAAGTCAAGTTTCCAGAGGAGTAGGGATTTTCAGCATGGAAGAAAGAGCTCGTGCCGTTGGTGGAGTGTTTCATTTGCAGTCCATTCCGGGAAAAGGTACAAAACTATTTTTGGAAGTACCAATATCAGGAACAGCTTCGATTTAA
- a CDS encoding DUF4395 domain-containing protein, translated as MKKQDKSIPRPLVRTNQWFIVISVCISLISGQEWVLAFPLLAGLMGLFFGFNPVMKFAKLFLKKQPSEYIPEDWNQQQFNQVISVVCLALGLVSFLLGWTIVAYVFTIMVGIAAFVAILGFCVGCFIRFQWQQYMYRRSIQ; from the coding sequence ATGAAGAAACAAGATAAATCAATCCCTCGACCTCTTGTCCGTACAAATCAGTGGTTTATAGTTATATCTGTATGCATTTCTTTAATATCTGGTCAAGAATGGGTCTTGGCATTTCCATTGTTAGCTGGATTAATGGGCCTATTTTTTGGCTTTAATCCCGTAATGAAATTTGCTAAATTATTTTTGAAAAAACAACCTTCAGAATATATTCCAGAAGATTGGAATCAGCAACAGTTTAATCAAGTCATTTCCGTTGTTTGTCTAGCGTTAGGCTTAGTAAGCTTCTTATTAGGCTGGACCATTGTAGCCTACGTTTTCACAATTATGGTCGGCATAGCTGCATTTGTTGCTATCTTGGGCTTTTGTGTTGGTTGCTTTATTCGCTTTCAATGGCAACAATACATGTACAGGAGATCCATTCAATAG
- a CDS encoding MASE3 domain-containing protein: protein MKEMIKLWTPNTFERKILLYAVSGTLLFVLFHFYFLDIFPTYIPKFYTSFHIILEFFSISISIAIFTYGWKVFSYTKSRRLILLSFIFFTIGILDLLHTLSFKEMPYFITEGSINNSIWFWLVSRLTASIFVTIILLIPDKRMKRDPRFLLFFISIVYISLVAQTIFAFEDKLPLVVIERIGTTPLKNGIEYFVSFLYLASMVINFVHYKKTKKTSSLYILLSFYFLLISELIFTMYRSVYDFDNFTGHIFKVIGYFFIMKGFYFSAISEDKIAEEKIRRARQELDDIIREQQGLIFIFRKRGNEFFHTLCNGELLYKMGLDPKKIRKQKLEEVLPSNAEHLLHYYNLAWNSGEKVTFEMDYHDLSLFFSLKPIFLDGQVVEVIGSATDITKVKHMEELIRSSEKLGVLGELAAGIAHEVRNPLTTLKGFLQLIKTDISEQNQTYVNIMLEEVDRIELITNEFMAVAKPQALHYKSENITTIINQVVALLQPQAIMNNIEIIIHKQEQLNPVIICEKNHLKQVFINLIKNAFEAMPKGGTLMIKIGQEDSNYIHIDFIDTGIGISNETLKKLGEPFFTLKEGGNGLGLMMCKKMIESHQGELKVSSKLGIGTTFKIILPIHRAFE, encoded by the coding sequence ATGAAAGAGATGATAAAATTGTGGACCCCTAACACCTTTGAAAGAAAAATCTTACTTTATGCTGTTAGTGGCACATTATTATTTGTGCTATTTCATTTTTATTTTCTAGATATTTTCCCTACCTACATCCCAAAATTTTATACGAGCTTTCATATCATTCTAGAATTTTTTAGTATTTCTATATCGATAGCTATATTCACTTATGGGTGGAAAGTGTTCTCCTATACCAAATCCAGAAGATTAATATTATTATCCTTCATCTTTTTTACTATTGGGATCCTTGACCTCCTTCATACTCTTTCCTTTAAAGAAATGCCTTATTTTATTACAGAGGGTTCAATCAATAATTCCATTTGGTTCTGGCTTGTTAGTAGACTTACCGCTTCAATCTTTGTTACTATCATTCTCTTAATTCCTGACAAAAGAATGAAAAGGGATCCAAGGTTCCTACTTTTTTTCATTTCAATTGTTTATATTTCTCTTGTTGCCCAAACCATTTTTGCTTTTGAAGACAAGTTGCCATTAGTCGTAATAGAAAGAATTGGAACCACTCCTTTAAAAAACGGCATCGAGTATTTCGTTAGTTTTCTATATTTGGCCTCCATGGTCATAAATTTTGTTCATTACAAAAAAACAAAAAAAACTTCTTCTTTGTACATCTTATTGTCATTTTATTTTTTACTTATCTCTGAGTTAATTTTCACAATGTATCGAAGTGTTTATGATTTTGATAATTTTACTGGCCATATCTTCAAAGTAATCGGTTATTTTTTCATTATGAAAGGTTTTTACTTTTCAGCGATTAGCGAAGACAAAATTGCTGAGGAAAAAATTCGTCGTGCAAGGCAAGAACTGGACGATATCATCCGTGAACAGCAAGGCCTGATTTTTATATTTAGAAAACGAGGAAATGAATTTTTCCATACATTATGCAATGGTGAACTCCTTTATAAAATGGGATTAGATCCAAAAAAAATCAGGAAACAGAAATTAGAGGAAGTCCTTCCGTCAAATGCAGAGCATCTTTTGCACTATTATAATCTTGCCTGGAATTCAGGAGAAAAGGTTACCTTTGAAATGGACTATCATGATCTTTCCTTATTTTTCTCTTTAAAACCGATTTTTCTTGACGGTCAAGTTGTAGAAGTTATCGGATCGGCGACGGATATCACAAAAGTTAAGCATATGGAAGAGTTGATTCGAAGTTCTGAGAAGCTCGGGGTTTTGGGGGAACTTGCAGCTGGGATTGCCCATGAGGTTCGCAATCCTTTGACAACATTAAAGGGGTTTTTACAACTAATTAAAACTGATATTAGTGAACAAAACCAAACCTATGTAAACATAATGTTAGAAGAGGTCGACCGGATTGAACTGATTACCAACGAATTCATGGCTGTAGCAAAACCTCAAGCTTTGCATTATAAATCAGAAAACATTACCACCATCATCAACCAAGTGGTTGCACTTTTACAGCCACAGGCAATTATGAATAATATAGAAATTATTATTCACAAACAAGAACAACTGAACCCAGTAATCATTTGTGAAAAAAATCATTTAAAGCAAGTCTTTATTAATCTTATTAAAAACGCATTCGAGGCTATGCCTAAAGGCGGTACTTTGATGATTAAGATTGGACAAGAGGATTCAAACTATATTCATATCGATTTTATCGATACGGGTATTGGAATATCAAATGAGACACTAAAAAAACTTGGTGAACCTTTCTTTACTTTAAAAGAAGGTGGCAATGGGCTTGGTTTGATGATGTGCAAAAAAATGATTGAATCACATCAAGGGGAACTAAAAGTATCTAGTAAGCTTGGAATAGGAACAACATTTAAGATTATCCTCCCCATACATCGAGCTTTTGAGTAG
- the ytvI gene encoding sporulation integral membrane protein YtvI produces the protein MWKKWIFVFLGVVLAIFILPHSLPLIFALLTALLLEGLVSWLIEKLRFSRLQSVIAVFTGYVLMLVVIGYNTIAIITTQTVTLSEKTPTFVKDLYRSAIKPLIKKWESYSQSLPKDVIGSIENTVENSINSLDSFMQGMVQAIINFLTVIPGFLIEFLIYLVALFLISLELPKLKVKLDNYLTDQTKKKFYLVTTQLSKAGIGFIKAQIILSFITFTMAFVGLTILRVPYTALLSLLIVVVDILPILGTGSVLVPWAVVAILQDNSFLGIGLIILFFVITIVRRIIEPKVYSSSLGISPLASLISLYIGFKLLGIVGVFLGPAVVIVYDTLKKANIIKMNFKI, from the coding sequence ATGTGGAAAAAATGGATTTTTGTTTTTTTAGGGGTTGTCCTCGCTATTTTTATTTTACCGCATAGTTTGCCACTAATTTTTGCACTTCTTACAGCGTTATTACTGGAGGGGCTGGTTAGTTGGCTAATTGAAAAGTTACGATTCAGCAGACTACAATCGGTTATTGCAGTATTTACAGGCTACGTGCTTATGCTTGTGGTAATTGGATATAATACCATTGCAATTATAACCACCCAAACTGTGACGTTGTCTGAGAAAACCCCAACCTTTGTGAAAGATCTTTATCGTTCTGCTATTAAACCATTAATTAAAAAATGGGAGTCATACTCACAGAGTTTGCCAAAGGATGTTATTGGGTCAATTGAAAATACTGTAGAAAACTCGATCAATTCGCTTGATTCATTCATGCAAGGAATGGTTCAAGCCATTATAAATTTTTTAACCGTGATTCCAGGTTTTTTAATCGAGTTTTTAATTTACTTAGTGGCTCTATTTTTGATCAGTCTTGAACTTCCAAAGTTGAAAGTTAAGCTAGATAATTATTTAACTGACCAAACGAAAAAGAAGTTTTATTTAGTTACAACCCAATTGAGCAAGGCTGGTATAGGATTTATTAAAGCACAAATTATCCTAAGTTTTATAACATTTACTATGGCTTTTGTCGGCTTAACTATATTACGCGTTCCATACACAGCCTTGCTTTCATTGTTAATCGTCGTTGTAGATATTTTACCAATTCTGGGGACAGGGTCTGTTTTGGTTCCATGGGCTGTGGTAGCTATTCTTCAAGATAATTCTTTTTTAGGAATTGGACTGATCATCTTGTTTTTTGTAATCACGATCGTTAGAAGGATTATTGAGCCTAAGGTGTACTCAAGTAGTTTGGGAATTTCCCCGCTTGCTTCACTTATTAGTTTATATATCGGCTTTAAGTTGCTAGGTATAGTAGGAGTGTTTCTAGGACCAGCAGTGGTAATTGTTTATGACACGTTAAAAAAGGCCAACATCATTAAAATGAATTTTAAAATTTAA
- a CDS encoding FAD-dependent oxidoreductase has translation MFDIAIIGAGPAGASAALFSAKAGKKTLLLDHGKSMTARAWMENHYGIEAIEGPELLAIGQKQATKFGADYKKEEVTDVQEDNGSYVIQTEQGSYKAQHVILATGALTDLAEKIGVVTKAGTEPRIKTVVDVDQNGKTNKSGIWAAGTIAGVSVHTIITAGNGASVAINVISELNGTRYVDHDVIKK, from the coding sequence ATGTTTGATATAGCTATTATTGGTGCGGGGCCCGCTGGGGCAAGTGCAGCACTATTTTCTGCCAAAGCAGGGAAAAAGACACTTTTACTTGACCATGGAAAAAGCATGACGGCAAGAGCGTGGATGGAAAACCATTATGGGATTGAAGCGATTGAAGGGCCAGAATTACTTGCGATTGGACAAAAGCAAGCAACTAAATTCGGTGCTGACTATAAAAAAGAGGAAGTAACAGATGTTCAGGAAGACAATGGAAGCTATGTGATTCAAACTGAACAAGGTTCCTATAAGGCTCAACATGTAATTTTAGCAACTGGGGCATTAACCGATCTTGCTGAAAAAATTGGTGTGGTGACAAAGGCTGGAACTGAACCAAGAATAAAAACAGTGGTAGATGTTGATCAAAATGGTAAAACGAATAAAAGTGGAATTTGGGCAGCCGGAACGATCGCTGGTGTAAGCGTTCATACGATTATCACTGCAGGTAATGGCGCAAGTGTTGCAATTAACGTGATAAGTGAATTAAATGGCACACGTTATGTTGATCATGATGTAATAAAAAAATAA
- a CDS encoding inorganic phosphate transporter has protein sequence MLIITILIVVCALAFDFINGFHDTANAIATSVSTKALKPRHAIILAACMNFLGAISFTGVAKTITKDIVDPFTLHNGPTVILAALIAAIIWNLLTWYFGIPSSSSHAIIGSIAGAAIAAAGFSSLNYAGFIKIIEALILSPILAFAVGYAVYTIFKIVFKNLNLTKTNRNFRFFQIGTAALQAYTHGTNDAQKAMGIITMALIANNYQSSDDIQLWVQIACAISMGLGTSIGGWKIIKTVGGKIMKIRPVNGVAADLTGAMIIFGATYIHLPVSTTHVISSSILGVGSSHRLKGVKWGTAQRMLITWVITLPISALVAGLIYFILNAIF, from the coding sequence ATGTTAATTATCACAATACTTATTGTTGTATGTGCCCTTGCATTTGATTTTATTAATGGGTTTCACGATACAGCTAATGCCATTGCAACATCGGTTTCGACTAAAGCCCTTAAGCCCAGACATGCGATTATTTTAGCTGCTTGTATGAACTTTCTAGGTGCTATTTCTTTTACCGGAGTTGCCAAAACAATCACCAAAGATATTGTTGATCCTTTTACACTCCATAATGGTCCAACAGTTATTCTTGCTGCTTTAATCGCTGCTATTATATGGAACTTACTAACTTGGTATTTTGGTATTCCAAGTAGCTCGTCTCATGCGATTATCGGATCAATTGCCGGTGCTGCTATTGCAGCTGCCGGGTTTAGCTCATTAAACTATGCCGGATTTATAAAGATCATTGAAGCATTAATTTTATCGCCAATTTTAGCATTTGCTGTTGGTTATGCTGTTTATACCATTTTTAAGATTGTTTTTAAAAATTTAAACTTAACGAAAACCAACCGAAATTTCCGCTTCTTTCAGATTGGGACTGCTGCCTTGCAGGCCTATACACACGGGACTAACGATGCACAAAAGGCAATGGGAATTATCACGATGGCCTTGATTGCTAATAACTATCAATCCTCCGACGATATTCAATTGTGGGTGCAAATTGCCTGTGCTATCTCCATGGGACTTGGAACATCAATCGGGGGATGGAAGATCATTAAAACAGTTGGCGGGAAAATCATGAAAATTCGCCCAGTAAACGGGGTAGCTGCCGATTTAACAGGTGCAATGATTATTTTTGGTGCAACGTATATTCATCTTCCTGTTAGTACAACACATGTCATCTCCTCCTCTATTCTAGGAGTAGGTTCCTCCCACCGTTTAAAAGGGGTTAAATGGGGAACTGCACAACGGATGTTGATTACCTGGGTTATTACCTTACCAATATCAGCATTAGTAGCCGGCTTAATATATTTTATATTAAATGCAATTTTTTAA
- a CDS encoding DUF47 domain-containing protein: protein MVFKKKDKFAIILCNISANLKESADFFADYKLKNVSDLKIFAEKMKEYETKGDSFIHEVTVDLNNAFITPIEREDILHLAMSMDDVLDGIEGCAALFEMYSITEADNFMIKFVDAIRNAAIEIDQAVELLSTKKLLNIRDHAIKIKDYESTCDGILRQSIKHLFATEKDPIRIIQYKEIYETLEDIADYCQAVANTLETIIMKNA from the coding sequence ATGGTTTTTAAAAAGAAAGATAAGTTCGCTATTATTTTATGTAATATTTCTGCAAATTTAAAAGAAAGCGCCGATTTTTTCGCTGACTATAAGCTTAAAAACGTTAGTGATTTAAAAATTTTCGCAGAAAAAATGAAGGAGTATGAAACAAAAGGAGATTCTTTCATTCATGAGGTAACAGTTGATTTAAATAATGCCTTTATTACACCAATTGAGCGAGAAGATATTTTACATTTAGCGATGAGCATGGATGATGTCCTTGACGGAATTGAAGGATGTGCTGCATTGTTTGAAATGTATTCCATAACTGAAGCTGACAACTTCATGATTAAATTTGTCGATGCGATCCGTAATGCTGCCATTGAAATCGATCAAGCAGTTGAATTGCTTTCAACAAAAAAACTGCTTAATATTAGAGACCATGCCATCAAAATTAAAGATTATGAATCAACCTGTGATGGGATTCTACGCCAATCGATTAAGCATCTATTTGCCACTGAAAAAGATCCTATCCGCATTATTCAATATAAAGAAATATATGAAACCCTTGAAGATATTGCTGATTATTGCCAAGCTGTAGCCAATACACTTGAAACCATTATCATGAAAAATGCGTAA
- a CDS encoding RluA family pseudouridine synthase has product MNIQRKGEWMEIMTPSEWNGYTIDYILRDIWQGPKKQIHQLRTEKAVLINGTQANWHQNLKIGDRIQIQFFNEQVFGVIPTYFDINILYEDDHLLVVNKPGGMDTHPNEPTQKDTLANAVAYYLQAKGEFRKVLHIHRLDQNTTGAVLFAKYSFIGAILDKLLEERKIKRTYLALTDGIMKKKQGTIDAPIGRDRHHPTKRRVSPTGQKAVTHYKVLNTFQNKNYSLIQCDLDTGRTHQIRVHLSDIGHPITGDTLYGGNPIFLRPALHAVNLTFIHPFTGEPIEVLAPFLDDPPIFPGI; this is encoded by the coding sequence ATGAACATTCAACGTAAAGGGGAATGGATGGAAATCATGACACCTTCCGAATGGAATGGGTACACAATAGATTACATCCTTCGAGATATCTGGCAAGGGCCTAAAAAGCAAATTCATCAACTTCGGACTGAAAAGGCTGTCCTCATAAATGGAACGCAAGCAAACTGGCATCAGAACCTCAAAATAGGAGATCGAATTCAGATTCAATTTTTTAATGAACAGGTTTTTGGAGTGATCCCGACTTACTTTGATATTAATATTCTATATGAGGATGATCATCTCCTTGTAGTCAACAAGCCTGGCGGTATGGACACACACCCTAATGAGCCTACCCAAAAGGATACACTCGCAAACGCAGTAGCTTATTATCTTCAAGCAAAGGGGGAGTTTAGAAAAGTCCTCCATATCCACCGTCTTGACCAAAATACTACAGGTGCTGTTCTATTTGCCAAGTATTCTTTTATAGGAGCCATACTAGATAAATTATTAGAAGAACGGAAAATTAAGCGGACATATTTAGCTCTAACTGATGGGATCATGAAGAAAAAGCAAGGAACGATTGATGCACCGATTGGTAGAGACCGGCACCATCCAACCAAAAGAAGGGTATCACCTACTGGGCAAAAAGCGGTTACCCATTACAAAGTACTCAATACCTTTCAAAATAAGAACTATTCCCTGATCCAATGTGATTTAGATACTGGAAGAACACATCAAATTCGTGTTCATCTTAGTGATATCGGGCACCCGATCACGGGTGATACATTGTATGGAGGAAATCCTATTTTCTTAAGACCGGCTCTCCATGCAGTTAACCTTACATTTATTCATCCCTTTACTGGAGAACCAATTGAAGTCTTAGCACCATTTTTAGATGACCCACCAATATTTCCGGGTATTTAA
- a CDS encoding YhcU family protein, whose amino-acid sequence MKIIFASTPGQEEKVMELVQDMYSVIFPRYFSDDEIKRFEQNKVLQPVQSNFAGFDTLRDAYKVITCLQTIISILEMIEPQIEYKCIFDKNASMLTEMGMYFPFEYNQFKNLRFMREDMLSIYSSAANQYLI is encoded by the coding sequence GTGAAAATTATTTTTGCTTCGACTCCTGGGCAGGAAGAAAAGGTAATGGAGCTTGTTCAAGATATGTATTCAGTTATCTTTCCACGATACTTTTCTGATGATGAGATCAAGCGGTTTGAGCAAAATAAAGTACTCCAGCCAGTTCAAAGTAACTTCGCAGGATTTGATACTTTAAGGGATGCGTATAAGGTCATCACTTGTTTACAAACAATTATTTCTATTTTAGAAATGATTGAGCCTCAAATCGAGTATAAATGCATTTTTGACAAAAATGCTAGCATGTTAACTGAAATGGGGATGTATTTTCCGTTTGAATATAATCAATTTAAAAATCTCCGATTCATGAGAGAAGACATGTTAAGTATTTATAGTAGTGCTGCTAATCAATATTTAATATAA
- a CDS encoding thioredoxin family protein, producing the protein MKKVIIFLIGVIVIFAGASFYTNMKNKEKSADNTSTKEQLSAITGDQTNETSNNPNLILPEDLQKKIANKENATVYFYSPECTHCQKTAPIVVPLAKEMGIQLLQYNVLEYEQGWDDYNIEGTPTIVQFKNGKETARIVGYNEKEAFKAWFNENTIK; encoded by the coding sequence TTGAAAAAGGTCATTATTTTTCTAATCGGAGTTATTGTTATATTTGCTGGTGCTTCTTTTTACACTAATATGAAAAATAAGGAAAAATCAGCCGATAATACTTCAACAAAGGAACAGCTAAGTGCCATTACAGGGGATCAAACGAATGAAACATCTAACAATCCAAATTTAATTTTGCCGGAAGATTTACAAAAAAAAATAGCTAATAAAGAAAATGCAACCGTGTATTTCTATAGTCCTGAATGTACCCACTGCCAAAAGACAGCTCCGATTGTGGTACCTTTAGCAAAAGAAATGGGTATACAACTACTACAATATAATGTACTTGAATATGAGCAAGGCTGGGACGATTATAATATCGAAGGAACACCCACGATTGTTCAGTTTAAAAATGGAAAAGAAACAGCCAGAATTGTTGGATATAATGAAAAAGAAGCCTTTAAGGCATGGTTTAATGAAAATACGATAAAATAG
- a CDS encoding disulfide oxidoreductase produces the protein MAKDEKKQRESLLFIAWAASVIAMFGSLYFSEILKFEPCKLCWYQRILMYPMVIILGIAVIRKDDRISFYSMILSAIGACISLYHYSLQKVPFMADHAVTCGRIPCTGDYINWFGFVTIPLLALVAFVIIFICSMQIWRQIRGRD, from the coding sequence ATGGCAAAGGATGAAAAAAAACAGCGTGAATCACTGTTATTTATAGCATGGGCAGCATCCGTTATCGCGATGTTTGGCAGTCTTTATTTTTCAGAGATTCTCAAATTTGAGCCGTGTAAGCTTTGTTGGTATCAAAGAATTCTCATGTACCCAATGGTGATTATTTTAGGCATTGCGGTCATTAGAAAGGATGATCGTATATCTTTTTACTCTATGATACTATCAGCCATTGGTGCTTGTATTTCCTTATACCATTACTCACTCCAAAAGGTCCCTTTCATGGCTGACCATGCAGTTACCTGCGGAAGAATACCATGTACAGGAGATTATATCAATTGGTTTGGATTTGTGACTATTCCGCTTCTAGCTCTTGTTGCGTTTGTCATTATTTTTATTTGTAGTATGCAAATTTGGAGACAAATAAGGGGGAGAGATTGA